One genomic window of Thalassolituus hydrocarboniclasticus includes the following:
- a CDS encoding PAS domain-containing protein, which yields MDTTPMTFDSRDLSLLSLKASALDSLLGHSDLGLAILDTDLRYRAINPTLARFNGLSVDEHLGRSVGEVFPHLASVVEPLLLTVIRDGKEISDIEVQAETPSTPGRRADWLATYRPIMSATGQVLGVLVIAVNHTVELELKRTKEEAATLVRSVIDSLMSFVGIMEPDGTLIDANKAPLDAAGIKLEDVLGKKFWDCFWWSYDLQVQQQLRDAVALAVKGEIVRYDVVIRTADDSRMIIDFMLAPLKNAQGEIVYLIPSAIDITARVAGENMLKYSEERFRRVVESTQDGLILVDEEGRIQLVNRRSTEMFGYDSEQLLQLTVEDLVPDSIKAAHSDLRRGYLQAPQARAMAAMRELYARRRDGSLFPVEIGLTPLNFPEGHRILATIVDISVQKSIQQNLIRSLNEKTALLNEVHHRVKNNLQVVSSLLSLQARSAPEDVRSYFDESQGRIKAMALIHQLLYEQKNFDRIEAVSYMRRLGDLLKRSYFSAMRNVQLVIESDHKESYLALDIALPFGLLINELVTNAIKHAFPDHDGGEIRLTLSEDGAKKVLIIADNGIGLPQGGRPGTSNSLGFQLIPGLVEQMHATLDVLDAEGAVFQLIIHDAGLSDEQP from the coding sequence ATGGATACAACCCCGATGACGTTCGACAGCAGGGACCTGTCTCTGCTGAGTCTCAAGGCAAGCGCTCTGGATTCATTGCTGGGTCATTCTGACCTGGGGCTTGCCATTCTTGATACCGACCTCCGTTACCGCGCGATTAACCCGACTCTGGCCCGTTTTAACGGGCTGAGCGTTGATGAGCATCTGGGCCGCAGTGTAGGGGAGGTTTTTCCCCATCTGGCTTCCGTCGTCGAACCTCTGCTGCTGACGGTGATCCGCGACGGCAAAGAAATCTCCGATATTGAAGTGCAGGCCGAAACCCCCAGTACCCCGGGTCGCCGTGCTGACTGGCTGGCCACTTACCGCCCGATTATGTCTGCCACCGGCCAGGTATTGGGCGTGCTGGTGATTGCCGTAAATCATACGGTCGAGCTGGAGCTGAAACGTACCAAAGAAGAAGCCGCGACACTGGTGCGTAGTGTGATCGACAGTCTGATGTCCTTTGTCGGCATTATGGAACCCGACGGCACTCTGATTGACGCCAATAAAGCACCGCTGGATGCCGCCGGTATTAAGCTCGAAGATGTGTTGGGTAAAAAATTCTGGGACTGTTTCTGGTGGTCTTACGATCTGCAGGTTCAGCAGCAGTTGCGTGATGCTGTGGCGCTCGCGGTAAAGGGCGAAATCGTCCGTTACGATGTGGTCATCCGTACCGCAGATGACAGCCGTATGATCATCGACTTTATGCTGGCTCCGCTGAAAAATGCTCAGGGCGAAATTGTTTACCTGATACCGTCGGCTATTGATATTACCGCCCGGGTAGCCGGCGAGAATATGCTCAAATACAGTGAAGAACGCTTCCGACGGGTGGTAGAAAGCACTCAGGATGGCCTGATTCTGGTGGACGAAGAAGGCCGCATTCAGTTGGTTAACCGCCGCAGCACGGAAATGTTTGGTTACGACAGTGAGCAGCTGTTGCAGTTGACGGTTGAAGATCTGGTGCCGGACAGCATAAAAGCTGCGCACAGTGATCTGCGTCGTGGGTATTTGCAGGCTCCGCAGGCCAGAGCGATGGCGGCGATGCGGGAGCTGTATGCGCGGCGTCGGGATGGCAGTCTGTTTCCGGTGGAAATTGGCCTGACACCGCTGAATTTCCCGGAAGGACACCGCATTCTGGCCACCATCGTTGATATCTCGGTGCAGAAAAGTATTCAGCAGAATCTTATCCGCAGTCTGAATGAAAAAACCGCCTTACTGAACGAAGTCCACCACCGGGTAAAAAATAATCTTCAGGTGGTTTCCAGTCTGCTCAGTCTGCAGGCGCGCAGCGCGCCGGAAGACGTTCGCAGCTATTTTGACGAAAGCCAGGGGCGGATAAAGGCCATGGCATTAATTCACCAGCTGCTGTACGAGCAGAAAAACTTTGATCGTATCGAAGCGGTTTCTTATATGCGCCGGCTGGGGGATTTGCTGAAACGCAGTTATTTTTCGGCGATGCGCAATGTGCAGCTGGTGATTGAATCTGACCACAAAGAAAGTTATCTGGCCCTGGACATTGCTTTGCCCTTTGGTCTGCTGATTAATGAACTGGTCACTAACGCGATTAAACATGCTTTTCCGGATCACGATGGTGGTGAAATTCGTCTGACGCTGAGTGAGGACGGAGCGAAAAAAGTGTTAATTATTGCCGATAATGGCATTGGCCTGCCGCAGGGGGGCAGGCCCGGAACATCCAATTCTCTCGGATTTCAGCTGATTCCGGGACTGGTCGAGCAGATGCATGCAACGCTGGATGTGCTGGATGCAGAGGGCGCTGTATTTCAACTTATTATTCATGACGCGGGATTGTCAGATGAACAGCCATAA
- a CDS encoding FAD-binding and (Fe-S)-binding domain-containing protein, translating into MTDAFHRFARDLAPFIADERIISDPLRTLAFGTDASFYRLIPKLVVTVINEQEVQKVLELAHQHKVHLTFRAAGTSLSGQAVTDGVLVRLGNGWNKAAVLNNGAQLQVEPGVIGARANQLLAPFARKIGPDPASINTCKIGGIIANNASGMCCGTAQNSYQTLASMRLILADGTVLDTADEASKNAFRQSHASLLQKLADLRIQVLENPALHERIVKKFRIKNTTGYSLNALVDFSDPIDIMQHLLVGSEGTLGFVSQVIYHTVEEHAYKASALLLFANIEQTSKAVTALSSAPVAAVELIDRAGLRCVEDKPGMPDYLRTLDEQAAALLVEVRAGSEAELQQRLSETTAALQAFDTLQPKTFTTDKNTCQLYWNIRKGLFPAVGAVRAKGTTVIIEDIAFPVENLAPAVLELQALFKKYHYDEAIIFGHALAGNLHFVFTQNFTDPAEVQRYADFMDEVCVLVVGRYDGSLKAEHGTGRNMAPFVEMEWGGQAYELMWAIKQAFDPAGLLNPDVILTRNLRTHIENLKPIPEADDLIDRCIECGFCEPVCPSRNLTLTPRQRIVIMRELKRQERDGKNPAYKTLLDDYQYQGIDTCAADGLCSMACPVGINTGDLSRKLRHERNQKHAGKAQWVAEHFAGVSKTSRGALQLMDITRDLVGDGVISTVAKGVNTLTLGATPLWHDAMPTAADKLNPCEYGVNELTQVVYFPSCASRTMGPGAKEDDQRSLMQVTLDLAQKAGVHLAMLPDQDQHCCGMPLESKGHFEQADAMRAALNAALLQASDNGRLPVLIDTSPCVFRLQQQLDERIQLLDPIRFANRFLVPNLDIRPTHEPVAVHITCSTTKQGLGEELIALARQCSTQVVVPADITCCGFAGDKGFMLPELNASALAPLKAQVEHCVEGISTSRTCEIGLSRHGEIPYHSLFYLLDRLS; encoded by the coding sequence ATGACTGACGCTTTTCATCGTTTTGCCCGGGATCTGGCGCCTTTTATTGCCGATGAACGCATTATTTCCGATCCGTTACGCACCCTGGCCTTTGGTACCGACGCCAGCTTTTATCGCCTGATTCCCAAACTGGTGGTCACGGTTATTAATGAGCAGGAAGTACAGAAGGTACTGGAGCTGGCGCACCAGCATAAAGTGCATTTAACCTTTCGCGCGGCGGGCACCAGTCTGTCCGGTCAGGCCGTGACCGATGGTGTGCTGGTGCGTTTGGGTAATGGCTGGAATAAAGCCGCGGTATTAAATAACGGTGCGCAGTTGCAGGTGGAGCCGGGGGTTATTGGTGCCCGTGCCAATCAGTTGCTGGCGCCTTTTGCGCGTAAAATCGGCCCGGACCCGGCGTCGATCAATACCTGCAAAATTGGCGGAATTATCGCCAATAACGCTTCCGGTATGTGTTGTGGTACGGCGCAGAATTCTTATCAGACACTGGCCTCTATGCGTCTGATTCTGGCCGATGGTACGGTGCTGGATACCGCCGACGAGGCCTCGAAAAATGCCTTCCGCCAAAGCCATGCCAGCCTGTTGCAAAAGCTGGCGGATTTACGCATACAGGTGCTGGAAAATCCGGCGCTACATGAACGCATTGTGAAGAAATTCAGAATTAAGAATACCACCGGCTACAGTCTTAACGCTTTGGTGGATTTTTCTGATCCGATCGATATTATGCAGCACCTCCTGGTGGGCTCAGAAGGCACCCTGGGGTTTGTATCGCAGGTGATTTATCACACGGTCGAAGAGCACGCTTATAAAGCGTCTGCCTTACTGCTGTTTGCCAACATCGAACAGACCAGTAAGGCAGTGACCGCTCTTTCCTCGGCACCGGTCGCGGCGGTTGAATTAATAGACCGCGCAGGGCTGCGTTGCGTTGAAGATAAACCCGGCATGCCGGACTATTTACGCACCCTCGATGAACAGGCTGCCGCCTTGCTGGTGGAAGTACGCGCCGGCAGCGAGGCTGAACTGCAACAGCGCCTGAGCGAAACCACCGCCGCTTTGCAGGCTTTTGATACCCTGCAGCCGAAAACCTTTACCACCGATAAAAACACCTGCCAGCTGTACTGGAATATCCGCAAAGGGTTATTTCCGGCGGTCGGCGCGGTACGTGCCAAAGGCACCACCGTCATTATCGAAGATATTGCCTTTCCGGTTGAGAATCTGGCGCCTGCGGTGCTGGAGTTGCAGGCGCTGTTTAAAAAATACCACTACGACGAGGCCATTATTTTTGGCCACGCGCTGGCCGGTAATCTGCATTTTGTCTTTACCCAGAATTTTACCGATCCGGCGGAAGTCCAGCGTTATGCCGATTTTATGGACGAAGTCTGTGTGCTGGTGGTTGGCCGTTACGATGGCTCGCTCAAAGCGGAACACGGCACCGGACGCAATATGGCGCCCTTTGTTGAGATGGAATGGGGCGGTCAGGCTTATGAGCTGATGTGGGCTATCAAACAGGCCTTTGACCCGGCCGGCCTGTTAAATCCGGATGTGATTTTAACCCGCAACCTGCGCACCCATATTGAGAACTTAAAACCCATTCCTGAAGCGGATGATTTAATTGACCGCTGCATCGAATGCGGCTTTTGCGAGCCGGTTTGCCCGTCACGCAACTTAACCCTGACGCCACGTCAGCGCATTGTGATTATGCGCGAATTAAAGCGTCAGGAGCGTGATGGTAAAAATCCGGCCTATAAAACCCTGCTGGATGATTATCAGTATCAGGGCATTGATACCTGCGCCGCCGATGGTCTGTGCAGCATGGCCTGTCCGGTCGGCATTAATACCGGCGATTTGAGCCGCAAACTGCGCCATGAACGCAATCAAAAACACGCGGGTAAGGCGCAGTGGGTGGCGGAGCATTTTGCCGGCGTGAGCAAAACCAGCCGTGGCGCGCTGCAGTTAATGGATATAACCCGCGATCTGGTTGGTGATGGCGTGATCAGCACCGTGGCGAAAGGGGTGAATACCCTGACGCTGGGGGCCACACCGTTGTGGCACGATGCCATGCCGACCGCCGCCGATAAGCTCAATCCGTGCGAATACGGCGTGAATGAGCTGACTCAGGTGGTGTATTTCCCCAGTTGTGCCAGCCGCACCATGGGGCCGGGAGCCAAAGAGGATGACCAGCGCAGCCTGATGCAGGTAACCCTCGATCTGGCGCAGAAAGCCGGGGTGCATCTGGCCATGCTGCCGGATCAGGACCAGCACTGCTGCGGCATGCCGCTGGAAAGCAAAGGCCATTTTGAGCAGGCCGATGCCATGCGCGCGGCGCTTAATGCGGCGCTGCTGCAAGCCTCCGATAATGGCCGCCTGCCGGTGCTGATTGATACCAGCCCCTGCGTATTCCGCCTGCAACAACAGCTGGATGAGCGTATTCAGTTGCTTGATCCGATCCGCTTTGCCAACCGCTTTCTGGTGCCAAATCTGGATATCCGCCCGACCCATGAGCCGGTGGCGGTGCATATTACCTGCTCAACCACCAAGCAGGGTTTGGGCGAAGAGCTGATTGCGCTGGCGCGGCAATGCTCCACTCAGGTGGTGGTGCCGGCGGATATTACCTGCTGCGGCTTTGCCGGTGATAAGGGCTTTATGCTGCCGGAGCTGAATGCCTCGGCGCTGGCACCACTGAAAGCTCAGGTGGAGCACTGTGTGGAGGGAATCTCGACCAGCCGCACCTGTGAAATTGGCCTCAGCCGCCATGGGGAAATCCCTTACCACTCGCTGTTTTACCTGCTGGACCGGCTTAGCTGA
- a CDS encoding LutC/YkgG family protein: MNSRERILQRLYTSQASAQNPEQTSQTTGIQSEHAAGWTQLAQSEWLASFKQNLLDNHAEVIETTTANWAGELAQQLTARGVKRLLSGEHEQGRVLLNALAQFAEQQTAEQPSAAIDAQLVTTALSKEELFLSIDAGFSVASAGLAETGSLLVETGPQEPRALSLVPPLNIILLNASAITASFLTLVQAQKLPAHMPTNVLLISGPSKTADIQQTLAYGAHGPKELIVLLLTDA; encoded by the coding sequence ATGAACAGTCGTGAGCGTATTTTACAGCGGCTGTATACCAGCCAGGCGTCTGCCCAAAACCCTGAGCAGACAAGCCAAACCACCGGCATTCAGTCGGAGCATGCCGCTGGCTGGACACAACTGGCGCAAAGCGAATGGCTGGCCAGCTTTAAACAGAATCTGCTGGATAACCATGCCGAAGTCATTGAAACCACAACGGCCAACTGGGCAGGAGAGCTGGCACAACAACTGACAGCGCGCGGTGTTAAACGCCTGCTCAGCGGTGAGCATGAGCAGGGCAGGGTATTGCTTAATGCGTTGGCACAGTTTGCCGAACAACAGACGGCTGAGCAGCCATCGGCAGCCATCGATGCGCAATTAGTGACAACGGCTTTAAGCAAAGAAGAGTTATTCCTCAGTATTGACGCAGGCTTCAGTGTGGCGTCGGCGGGTCTGGCGGAAACCGGTTCGCTGCTGGTCGAAACCGGCCCCCAGGAACCACGGGCGCTGTCGCTGGTGCCGCCGCTGAATATTATTCTGCTCAATGCCTCAGCCATTACCGCCAGCTTTTTAACCCTGGTGCAGGCACAGAAATTACCGGCGCATATGCCGACTAATGTGTTGCTGATTTCCGGGCCGAGCAAGACCGCCGATATTCAGCAGACCCTGGCCTATGGCGCTCATGGGCCAAAAGAACTGATTGTGCTGCTGTTAACGGATGCCTGA
- a CDS encoding LutB/LldF family L-lactate oxidation iron-sulfur protein: MSQKIASDSMHINIEQLQQELNVEQREFNELQQRHFKVRAKMALENEALRKSFRGASDFLMGKRKAVFPDEGALSALRDRGEAIRQHSLANLPELLERLEKNLTANGVQVHWAETADEACTIIHDILTANNARTVVKGKSMVTEEIELNHFLEARGIECLESDMGEYLVQLAGETPSHIIMPAIHKNKAQIARLMHARAQTSDGSQVPYTEDVDELIGNARAILRDKFMRADAGISGVNMAVANTGTLCLVENEGNGRMTTTMPKLHIAVTGIEKVVEDFSHVPELLTLLTRSATGQKISTYFNMISGPKKAGELDGPEQVHLVLVDNGRSRIFSHPTLKPTLQCIRCGACMNHCPVYARVGGHAYGSTYPGPIGQVVTPQIAGLEKHGDMLSACSLNGACGEACPVRIPLPELIRELRAEAVSPQFTDATAVQEVMGRGAKRTLGESLIWRGWALTHRFAPLYRIMTTAMTRGRGLFRSKAAAALLSPWTDSRSTPQPARRSLHELAKARGVAGQYQNNTADKRGDNA, translated from the coding sequence ATGAGCCAGAAAATTGCCTCCGACAGCATGCATATCAATATCGAACAGTTGCAGCAGGAGCTGAACGTCGAGCAGCGCGAATTTAACGAGCTGCAGCAACGCCATTTTAAAGTACGCGCCAAAATGGCACTGGAAAACGAAGCCTTACGTAAAAGCTTTCGCGGTGCTTCCGATTTTTTAATGGGCAAACGCAAAGCCGTGTTTCCTGATGAAGGCGCGTTGTCTGCGTTACGTGACCGTGGCGAAGCTATTCGTCAGCACAGTCTGGCCAATTTGCCGGAGTTACTGGAGCGGCTGGAAAAAAATCTGACCGCCAACGGTGTTCAGGTGCACTGGGCCGAAACCGCTGATGAAGCCTGCACTATTATTCACGATATTTTAACGGCGAATAACGCCCGCACCGTGGTGAAAGGTAAATCCATGGTGACGGAAGAAATTGAACTCAATCATTTTCTTGAAGCACGGGGTATTGAGTGTCTGGAAAGTGATATGGGCGAATATCTGGTGCAGCTGGCCGGTGAAACACCATCGCATATTATTATGCCGGCCATCCATAAAAATAAGGCACAGATTGCCAGACTGATGCACGCCCGTGCGCAGACCAGCGATGGCTCGCAGGTGCCTTATACCGAAGACGTTGACGAATTAATCGGCAATGCCCGCGCTATTCTGCGCGATAAATTTATGCGCGCCGATGCCGGTATTTCCGGCGTTAATATGGCCGTGGCCAATACCGGCACGCTGTGTCTGGTGGAAAACGAAGGCAATGGCCGTATGACTACCACCATGCCGAAGCTGCACATTGCCGTCACCGGTATTGAAAAAGTGGTGGAAGATTTTTCCCATGTACCGGAATTACTGACACTGTTAACCCGCTCGGCAACCGGGCAAAAAATCAGTACCTATTTCAATATGATTTCCGGGCCGAAAAAAGCCGGTGAGCTGGATGGCCCTGAGCAGGTGCATCTGGTGCTGGTGGATAATGGCCGCTCGCGTATTTTCAGCCATCCGACGTTAAAACCGACACTGCAGTGTATCCGCTGTGGTGCCTGTATGAATCATTGTCCGGTCTATGCGCGGGTTGGCGGCCATGCTTACGGCTCGACGTATCCGGGGCCGATTGGTCAGGTGGTGACACCGCAGATTGCCGGATTAGAAAAACACGGCGATATGCTCAGCGCCTGCTCATTAAACGGCGCCTGTGGTGAGGCCTGCCCGGTACGTATTCCTTTGCCGGAGTTAATCCGTGAGTTGCGCGCCGAAGCTGTCAGTCCGCAATTTACCGATGCCACTGCGGTTCAGGAAGTGATGGGACGGGGTGCCAAACGCACGCTGGGTGAAAGTTTAATCTGGCGCGGCTGGGCGCTGACCCATCGTTTTGCGCCGCTGTACCGCATCATGACCACAGCGATGACCCGCGGTCGCGGCCTGTTCCGCAGTAAAGCCGCCGCGGCACTGCTATCCCCCTGGACCGACTCGCGCAGCACGCCACAACCGGCGCGCCGCAGCCTGCACGAATTAGCCAAAGCCCGGGGTGTGGCTGGCCAGTATCAGAACAACACTGCCGATAAACGCGGAGATAACGCATGA
- a CDS encoding (Fe-S)-binding protein — protein MTEQNTTAAASRQSRVYPPKPEAVYLLGTCLVDSFYPEAGMDAIALLQHAGIEVIFPQSQSCCGQPAYNSGYDEQARAVARTQLQAFAADIPVVVMMGSCAGMVHKEYPKLFAGQPEEAAAIALAARSYEFSEFMVNVLQLEQQLAQAEDQSPLTVALHTSCSARRGMGVAAEHKALVENLPGVQVVEPERVAECCGFGGTFAVKQGDISAAMAADKASAIAATGCQRLVSGDCGCLMNISGTLDRQERALPVQHLASLLYTRLNGGDGSQVSQQRSQQYNKKSGEKA, from the coding sequence ATGACAGAACAGAACACAACAGCGGCCGCCAGCCGCCAGTCGCGGGTTTATCCGCCCAAACCAGAAGCGGTTTATTTGCTGGGCACCTGCCTGGTCGACAGTTTTTATCCTGAAGCCGGAATGGATGCGATCGCGTTGCTGCAGCATGCCGGTATCGAGGTGATATTTCCGCAAAGCCAGAGCTGTTGCGGTCAGCCGGCGTATAACTCCGGCTATGACGAGCAGGCGCGTGCTGTCGCCCGTACTCAGCTGCAGGCCTTTGCCGCCGACATTCCGGTGGTGGTGATGATGGGCTCCTGTGCCGGCATGGTGCACAAAGAATATCCGAAGCTGTTTGCCGGTCAGCCGGAAGAGGCCGCCGCCATTGCGCTGGCGGCACGCAGTTATGAGTTCAGTGAATTTATGGTGAACGTTCTGCAGCTGGAGCAACAGCTGGCGCAGGCAGAAGATCAGTCGCCGCTAACCGTGGCGCTGCATACCTCCTGTTCGGCACGTCGTGGCATGGGTGTGGCGGCGGAACATAAAGCGCTGGTGGAAAACCTGCCCGGTGTACAGGTCGTTGAGCCTGAACGGGTTGCTGAATGCTGCGGCTTCGGCGGCACCTTTGCGGTGAAGCAGGGTGATATTTCAGCGGCGATGGCGGCGGATAAAGCCAGTGCAATTGCCGCCACCGGTTGCCAGCGGCTGGTCAGTGGTGACTGTGGTTGTCTGATGAACATCAGTGGCACTCTTGATAGGCAGGAGAGGGCGTTGCCGGTTCAGCATCTGGCCTCGCTGCTGTATACGCGTCTTAACGGTGGCGATGGCTCGCAGGTCAGCCAACAACGCAGCCAGCAATACAATAAGAAAAGCGGAGAGAAAGCATGA
- a CDS encoding GntR family transcriptional regulator has product MSDDPIRASKISDIIAKRLEAMILEGSLAPGQKMPPERELAQQFEVSRPSLREALHKLEAKGLVTRKQGGGTFVSAEIGLSFVDPLMQLFQTHSEFNYDLLEFRHALEEVAAHYAALRATENDREIIERRYNEWLDGHVQRIGHKEEAELDWRFHLAIAEASHNAVLLHSMRALFNLFKMTIATNLEYLYTKEDRRDEILRQHSAIKDAVLSRDPKAAQQAVNDHLAFVEETLQQSSRFESHSKRSLRRIGLMR; this is encoded by the coding sequence ATGAGTGACGATCCGATCCGTGCCAGCAAGATTTCCGACATCATCGCCAAACGGCTGGAGGCCATGATTCTGGAAGGCAGCCTTGCTCCCGGCCAGAAAATGCCACCGGAGCGCGAACTGGCACAGCAGTTTGAAGTGTCACGGCCATCGCTGCGCGAAGCACTGCACAAGCTCGAAGCCAAAGGTCTGGTCACCCGCAAACAGGGCGGAGGCACCTTTGTCTCGGCCGAAATCGGTCTGTCCTTTGTTGATCCGCTGATGCAGTTATTTCAGACCCACAGCGAATTTAATTATGACCTGCTGGAATTCCGCCATGCGCTGGAAGAAGTGGCAGCCCACTACGCCGCCCTGCGCGCCACAGAGAACGACCGGGAAATTATTGAACGGCGCTATAACGAATGGCTCGACGGCCATGTGCAGCGCATTGGCCACAAAGAAGAGGCAGAGCTCGACTGGCGTTTTCACCTTGCCATTGCCGAAGCATCACATAACGCGGTACTGCTGCACTCCATGCGCGCCCTGTTCAACTTATTCAAGATGACCATCGCCACTAATCTGGAATACCTGTACACCAAAGAAGACCGGCGCGATGAAATCCTGCGCCAGCACAGCGCAATTAAAGACGCAGTATTAAGCCGTGATCCGAAAGCCGCGCAACAGGCGGTGAATGATCATCTGGCCTTTGTTGAAGAAACCCTGCAGCAAAGCAGCCGCTTTGAAAGCCACTCCAAGCGCTCCCTGCGCAGAATAGGCCTGATGCGCTGA
- a CDS encoding helix-turn-helix transcriptional regulator — MQLPAQCDAFLLGHLLEANTSLEGWQRFMQAVLSHYNTRSFHLYLINNSTQAMRFHVDAGEIVSAEYMAAYVEHYIHQDRLMAAVNDRPAGQFYASNLLPEDVDVYGNDYFKNWAIPQGIKEGAVARIYTEGDWTCYMACNRTAEQDPFTHEEISRMNLLIPFIEKSVRTSASQAEQDKHELRAKALVNTYRFPAAVLTEYGEVWAQNHAMTEYISSNQIFRLEQRTLKLTDSSNDKSLNLGILQTIKRANGVDMEMEQAERIPLPDGGALGFHSLFENYQNRQVFVGVMVYIINKDFYGNLPIERLRLLFNLTQAEAETCGLLATGLLPKQIAAQRNKSVYTIREQLSNIYQKTGCNNQVSLINLLSNIPL; from the coding sequence ATGCAGCTGCCTGCCCAATGCGATGCCTTCCTTCTTGGCCATCTGCTGGAAGCCAACACCTCACTGGAGGGCTGGCAACGTTTTATGCAAGCCGTACTGTCTCACTACAACACCCGCAGCTTTCATCTGTATCTTATTAACAACAGCACACAGGCCATGCGTTTTCATGTCGATGCCGGAGAAATCGTCAGTGCTGAGTACATGGCCGCTTATGTAGAACATTACATCCATCAGGACCGGTTAATGGCAGCAGTCAATGATCGTCCGGCCGGACAGTTTTACGCCAGCAACCTGCTTCCGGAAGACGTTGACGTATACGGAAACGATTACTTTAAAAACTGGGCAATCCCTCAGGGAATCAAGGAAGGGGCGGTCGCTCGAATCTATACCGAAGGCGACTGGACCTGTTATATGGCCTGTAACCGCACGGCTGAGCAAGACCCGTTCACGCATGAAGAAATCAGCCGGATGAACCTCCTGATCCCCTTTATCGAGAAATCGGTTCGCACATCCGCGTCGCAAGCAGAGCAGGATAAACATGAATTACGTGCCAAGGCGCTGGTTAATACCTACAGATTTCCTGCTGCGGTACTTACCGAATATGGCGAGGTCTGGGCACAAAATCATGCAATGACAGAGTACATCAGCAGCAATCAGATATTCCGGCTTGAACAGCGCACACTGAAGCTCACCGACAGCAGCAACGATAAATCACTTAACCTTGGCATATTGCAGACCATCAAACGTGCCAATGGCGTTGATATGGAAATGGAGCAGGCAGAGCGCATTCCATTACCCGATGGCGGAGCGCTTGGCTTCCATTCGTTATTCGAGAACTATCAGAACAGACAGGTATTTGTTGGTGTTATGGTATACATCATCAACAAAGACTTTTATGGCAACCTGCCAATAGAGCGGCTGCGGTTATTGTTTAACCTGACTCAGGCCGAAGCCGAAACCTGTGGCCTGCTGGCCACTGGTCTGCTGCCGAAACAAATTGCCGCGCAACGGAATAAGTCGGTCTATACCATCCGCGAACAGCTGAGCAATATTTACCAGAAAACGGGATGCAACAATCAGGTTTCCTTAATTAACCTGCTGAGCAATATTCCCCTGTGA
- a CDS encoding LysR family transcriptional regulator codes for MNKLRAIQLFVRLAELGSFTRVAEQLNTSKSVISKEVSRLEEDLGVRLLHRTTRNVQLTHAGEGYLQRAREILAQLEAADSFVQDLQQAPRGRLKINAPMALGITELSRMFADFMRTYPDIELDIHLGDEDVDLVEQGFDLGFRASSQPLDLAYVGRPLTRFGYHVCAAPQYLQQHEPIVSVDDLRSHNCFEYSYFKGKNVWPLDDGVRIGGTLRVNSVIFMLTAIKSGLGLGLVPEFLCREALASGELVEVLPAARKPELTLYALYPARHFVPARVLQCIDFLEQWFAGRSPYNRL; via the coding sequence ATGAACAAACTTCGGGCAATACAGCTGTTTGTCAGGCTGGCAGAGCTTGGCAGCTTTACCCGGGTGGCGGAGCAGCTGAATACATCGAAATCGGTTATCAGTAAGGAAGTCAGCCGCCTGGAAGAGGATCTGGGAGTCCGGCTGTTGCACCGCACTACGCGCAATGTGCAGTTAACTCATGCCGGGGAAGGCTATCTGCAGCGGGCGCGGGAGATTCTGGCGCAGCTGGAGGCAGCCGACAGCTTTGTGCAGGATCTGCAGCAGGCGCCGCGTGGCCGGCTGAAAATCAATGCACCGATGGCGTTGGGGATTACTGAGTTGTCGCGCATGTTTGCCGATTTTATGCGTACCTATCCGGATATTGAGCTGGATATTCATCTGGGTGACGAAGATGTGGATCTGGTGGAACAGGGTTTTGATCTGGGCTTTCGTGCCTCCAGTCAGCCGCTGGATCTGGCCTATGTCGGCCGGCCACTGACACGCTTTGGCTATCACGTCTGTGCTGCGCCGCAGTACCTGCAGCAGCATGAACCGATTGTGTCGGTTGATGATCTGCGCAGCCATAACTGCTTTGAATACAGTTATTTCAAGGGTAAGAATGTCTGGCCGCTGGATGACGGTGTACGCATTGGCGGTACGCTAAGGGTCAACAGTGTGATCTTTATGCTGACGGCGATTAAATCCGGTCTGGGGCTTGGGCTGGTGCCTGAGTTTTTGTGCCGCGAGGCGCTTGCCAGCGGCGAGCTGGTTGAGGTTTTGCCAGCGGCGCGCAAGCCAGAACTGACGCTGTATGCGCTGTACCCGGCCAGACATTTTGTGCCGGCCAGGGTGCTGCAGTGTATCGACTTTCTGGAGCAATGGTTTGCCGGGCGCAGCCCGTACAATCGTCTTTAA